One genomic window of Campylobacter curvus includes the following:
- the rsmH gene encoding 16S rRNA (cytosine(1402)-N(4))-methyltransferase RsmH, translating to MQSPHISVLLDEVLGVFHGLSGTFIDCTLGYGGHSGALLEQNKNLRLIACDKDDEAIEFSKKRLENFGDRVKIYKSDFSQLIKILSTEELKNVRGILADIGVSSLQLDKNERGFSINSDTLDMRMDRACKFSAADVVNSYSKQNLAEIFSKYGELANAKALAAKIVSARNLKKITSAKELASIIGAGRVNGRSVSPAILAFQAIRIEVNDELGELNRLLESIKNANLKECKVAIISFHSLEDRIVKNTFKSWAQSCICPPNAMRCECGNDHAIGKILTKKAIVASQKEIAANPRSSSAKMRVFEIKGR from the coding sequence GTGCAAAGCCCTCATATCAGCGTTTTATTGGACGAAGTTTTAGGTGTATTTCATGGATTAAGCGGCACTTTCATAGACTGCACCTTGGGGTATGGTGGACATTCTGGCGCGCTTTTAGAGCAAAATAAAAATTTACGCCTCATCGCATGTGACAAAGATGACGAGGCGATAGAATTTTCAAAAAAAAGGCTTGAAAATTTTGGCGACAGGGTCAAAATCTATAAAAGCGATTTTTCGCAGTTGATCAAAATTTTAAGCACAGAGGAGCTCAAAAACGTTCGCGGCATCTTGGCCGATATCGGCGTCAGCTCGCTTCAGCTTGATAAAAATGAGCGCGGATTTAGCATAAATTCAGATACGCTTGATATGAGGATGGACAGGGCGTGTAAATTTAGTGCGGCTGATGTGGTAAATAGCTATTCGAAGCAAAATTTAGCCGAAATTTTCAGCAAATACGGCGAGCTTGCTAACGCAAAAGCGCTTGCGGCTAAAATCGTATCGGCCAGAAATTTAAAAAAGATCACGAGTGCTAAGGAGCTTGCGAGCATTATCGGTGCCGGGCGCGTAAATGGCAGATCCGTTAGTCCCGCGATACTTGCCTTTCAGGCGATCAGGATAGAGGTAAATGACGAGCTTGGCGAGCTAAATCGCTTGCTCGAGAGCATAAAGAATGCAAATTTAAAGGAGTGCAAAGTGGCTATCATCAGCTTTCACTCGCTAGAGGATAGGATCGTGAAAAATACCTTCAAAAGCTGGGCACAAAGCTGCATCTGTCCGCCAAATGCCATGCGATGCGAATGCGGAAACGATCATGCGATAGGTAAAATTTTGACTAAAAAGGCTATCGTCGCCAGCCAAAAAGAGATAGCTGCGAATCCTCGTAGTAGCAGTGCAAAGATGCGAGTTTTCGAGATAAAGGGAAGGTGA
- the ftsA gene encoding cell division protein FtsA yields the protein MSTKILGIDVGSFQICAVIAQHDENGIKIIGIGTEKTQGIKKGVITNIELASKSIKNALLEAQRVAGTHYEKVVVSISGAYTKSVNSSGVVNIPNHEIGIREIERAMQMADHTADIPHEYEKLHVLPYNFKVDGQEHIEDPIGMNGTRLEVQTHIVTVQKSSLSNLRKAINSAGIQIDNIVLSGYASAIATLTKDEKELGAVLIDMGGATCNMVVHSGNSIRFNEFLGVGSANITNDLSMALHTPLPKAEDIKINYGTLINKSVDLIELPILGDEAKTHEVSLDIISNVIYARAEETLMILAKIFEDSGYKDMIGAGVVLTGGMTKLEGLRDLASAIFDKMSVRIAKPKETDGLYEIMRDPANSCAIGLCMYGAGEFTAYEIDSEKKMRYHGEAISKPKPSFKNVFEEEKRENLNFKKQESNPFEEEGIELVHDDLRLDIQKPSSKEELANIADISKQEKQPSAITKFWHRITQLF from the coding sequence TTGAGTACTAAAATTTTAGGCATAGATGTCGGGTCGTTTCAGATCTGCGCTGTTATAGCGCAACATGATGAAAACGGCATAAAAATAATAGGCATCGGCACAGAGAAAACGCAAGGCATCAAAAAAGGCGTCATAACAAATATAGAGCTAGCCTCCAAATCTATAAAAAATGCTCTGCTTGAAGCTCAAAGAGTCGCCGGGACTCATTATGAAAAGGTCGTAGTCTCGATATCAGGAGCTTATACAAAGAGTGTAAACAGCAGTGGCGTCGTAAATATTCCTAACCACGAGATCGGCATACGCGAGATCGAGAGAGCCATGCAGATGGCCGATCACACCGCAGATATCCCTCATGAATACGAAAAACTACACGTCCTGCCATACAACTTCAAAGTAGACGGACAAGAGCATATAGAAGATCCTATCGGTATGAACGGTACCAGACTTGAAGTGCAAACTCATATCGTAACCGTTCAAAAGTCATCACTGAGTAACCTAAGAAAAGCTATAAATTCCGCTGGGATTCAGATAGATAATATAGTCCTTTCAGGATACGCCTCTGCCATAGCCACGCTAACAAAAGACGAAAAAGAGCTCGGAGCCGTCCTTATAGATATGGGCGGTGCGACTTGCAATATGGTTGTTCATTCCGGAAATTCCATCAGATTTAATGAATTTCTAGGCGTAGGATCAGCCAACATAACAAACGACCTCTCCATGGCACTTCATACTCCGCTACCAAAAGCCGAGGATATAAAGATAAACTATGGAACATTGATAAACAAATCAGTAGATCTGATCGAGCTTCCGATACTAGGTGACGAAGCAAAAACTCATGAAGTTTCACTTGACATCATATCAAATGTGATATATGCAAGAGCCGAAGAGACGCTGATGATACTCGCTAAAATTTTTGAAGATAGTGGTTATAAAGATATGATAGGCGCAGGAGTAGTTTTGACGGGCGGCATGACGAAGCTTGAGGGTTTGCGAGATCTTGCTTCGGCGATATTTGACAAGATGTCCGTGCGCATAGCAAAGCCAAAAGAGACCGACGGACTTTACGAGATAATGAGAGACCCGGCAAATTCTTGCGCTATTGGCCTTTGTATGTATGGTGCAGGAGAATTTACGGCTTACGAGATAGACTCCGAAAAAAAGATGAGATACCACGGCGAGGCTATATCCAAGCCAAAACCTAGCTTTAAAAATGTATTTGAAGAAGAAAAAAGAGAAAATTTAAATTTTAAAAAGCAAGAGAGCAATCCTTTTGAAGAGGAAGGAATAGAGCTAGTCCATGATGATTTGAGGCTCGATATCCAAAAGCCAAGCAGCAAAGAAGAGCTTGCGAATATCGCTGACATAAGCAAACAAGAAAAGCAACCTAGTGCCATAACGAAATTTTGGCATAGAATCACACAATTATTTTAA
- a CDS encoding DUF523 domain-containing protein codes for MKEKILISACLLGENCKYDGGNNLNQTIGKDIVRLAQIYDLVAICPEVLGGLETPREPAEILNDRVVTKISRTDVTENFEFGAKVCSQIALKEGCRVAVLKERSPSCANKEIYDGSFTNRLIKGEGITAKSLKRIGVKIFGESELGTLVEAKSV; via the coding sequence TTGAAAGAGAAAATTTTGATAAGCGCGTGCTTGCTGGGCGAAAACTGCAAGTATGACGGCGGCAATAACCTAAACCAAACGATCGGCAAAGATATCGTTAGGCTAGCGCAGATTTACGATCTCGTGGCTATTTGTCCAGAGGTGTTAGGAGGCCTTGAGACTCCGCGCGAACCGGCTGAAATTTTAAACGACAGGGTCGTTACTAAAATTTCTCGCACCGATGTTACTGAAAATTTCGAGTTTGGAGCGAAGGTTTGCTCCCAGATCGCCCTTAAAGAGGGCTGCAGGGTCGCTGTTTTAAAGGAGCGAAGCCCAAGCTGCGCAAATAAAGAAATTTACGACGGAAGCTTTACTAATCGGCTCATAAAGGGCGAGGGCATAACGGCAAAGAGTCTGAAACGAATCGGCGTTAAAATATTTGGCGAGAGTGAGCTTGGCACGCTCGTGGAGGCTAAGAGTGTTTGA
- a CDS encoding D-amino-acid transaminase, with amino-acid sequence MAAENLDTVFINGEFLPSKEAKVSVFDRGFIFGDGIYEVVPVINSRLVDREGFWHRFERSLDQIELKLPYNKEKFEEILYEIISRNALKEGGIYMQITRGAAPRDFYFIENLTPSVFIFCYEASVIDNPLAKSGIEIVSVPDIRWKRRDIKSVSLLAQCYAKNEAHKKGAYEGFMVEDGYVTEGCSSSAFIIKDKTLITKPLSNEILPGIRRKKLLNLAREVGLKVEQRKFSMQEVYDADEAFISAATLILLPVIKADGKLINGGRIGEFAPKLRELYAKDMLKEAGL; translated from the coding sequence ATGGCGGCTGAAAATTTAGATACAGTCTTTATCAATGGCGAGTTTTTACCGAGTAAAGAGGCGAAAGTGAGCGTATTTGACCGCGGTTTTATATTTGGTGACGGGATCTATGAAGTCGTGCCCGTCATAAACTCGAGACTAGTAGATAGGGAGGGATTTTGGCACAGGTTTGAGCGAAGCCTGGATCAAATCGAGCTAAAGCTTCCTTACAATAAGGAAAAATTCGAGGAAATTTTATACGAGATCATCTCGCGAAACGCCCTAAAAGAGGGCGGAATTTACATGCAGATCACAAGAGGTGCAGCGCCTAGGGATTTTTATTTTATAGAAAATTTGACCCCTAGCGTCTTTATCTTTTGCTATGAAGCTAGCGTGATAGACAATCCGCTCGCAAAAAGCGGGATCGAGATCGTGAGTGTGCCTGACATCCGCTGGAAACGTCGCGATATAAAGTCCGTTTCTTTGCTGGCTCAGTGCTATGCCAAAAACGAAGCGCACAAAAAGGGCGCATACGAGGGCTTTATGGTGGAGGATGGCTACGTTACCGAGGGCTGCAGCTCGAGTGCGTTCATCATAAAAGACAAAACTCTCATCACAAAGCCGCTCTCAAATGAAATTTTGCCCGGTATCCGCCGCAAGAAGCTTCTAAATTTAGCTCGCGAGGTCGGACTCAAGGTCGAGCAAAGAAAATTTAGCATGCAAGAGGTATATGACGCAGACGAGGCCTTCATCTCGGCAGCTACGCTCATTTTGCTGCCCGTCATAAAGGCTGACGGTAAGCTGATAAATGGCGGCAGGATCGGGGAATTTGCACCAAAGCTTCGTGAGCTTTACGCTAAAGATATGCTAAAAGAAGCCGGGCTTTGA
- a CDS encoding class II aldolase and adducin N-terminal domain-containing protein, translating to MELRHSINELKKISLSMFRKNFFGVFHGSISARIERNQFLINKQNAIFDDLRDDDLTLLFSKKDYRWNEASLDADIHLNIYKNINEAKFVCYAMPPYTTAYAMRQDKITPKDYFGYMRFNEISVYDPKQFEDWYERAETEIYRYMIEKGTNIVVIKGYGVYAFSRTPQQLAKEIAILENSCRLLHFENYYSDFSI from the coding sequence ATGGAGCTAAGACACTCGATAAACGAACTTAAAAAAATATCCCTTTCGATGTTCCGTAAGAATTTTTTCGGTGTATTTCACGGCTCTATTTCAGCCAGGATAGAGCGAAATCAATTTCTCATAAATAAGCAAAATGCGATATTTGACGATCTTAGAGATGACGATCTGACCTTGCTTTTTTCAAAAAAAGACTACCGCTGGAACGAAGCCAGCCTCGATGCAGACATTCATTTAAACATATATAAAAATATAAACGAGGCGAAATTCGTATGTTACGCTATGCCGCCGTATACGACCGCATATGCCATGAGGCAAGATAAGATCACACCTAAAGATTATTTTGGATATATGAGATTTAATGAAATTTCAGTTTATGATCCAAAGCAGTTTGAGGACTGGTATGAGCGTGCCGAGACTGAAATTTACCGATATATGATCGAAAAAGGCACAAACATCGTAGTCATAAAAGGATACGGAGTATACGCGTTTAGCCGTACTCCTCAGCAGCTAGCAAAAGAGATAGCCATACTTGAAAACAGCTGCAGACTTTTGCATTTTGAAAATTATTATAGTGACTTTAGTATATAA
- a CDS encoding bifunctional C40 family peptidase/M15 family metallopeptidase — MKIKILSVFVAAFFVGCASNVQNIDASKQRISLLELNIKQDASSLPSNAMNANFSEEEILKKRFGVFELKGKRLEPNEVFWAFRTYWPNEKKTYYSSNFRPIPQSWFDAQKDNANFAALGGISMFALTAANTALRNFPTDEPIFLNPQTPGEGYPFDYLQESTLSIAHPLFVSHFSKDRAWAFVSDDAVWGWVKVEDIKFINDETAKSYAKQKFISVKVDKTPVYDKYGGFLFYARVGGILPFLSEDNENFYGQVFTRAGLRDYKISKQAASNFPLKFNDGNVKTLINSLLNQPYGWGGVDKLRDCSLFTKDMLASFGVWLPRNSRAQASVGKKIELKGLSDEIKAQIIKEQGVPYLTLIHLPGHIMLYAGFKDADIFVVHDAWGLKTASNGRALIGQTAITTLEIGKDRSDIERSNLLIAKIDSMNIIKPSSGTSQSAKISALKRAYGVDIRENLVIFKDGSTIVFDDFKQKDDECTQGADVQDMNALDYAAFSPLGTALSDAGRCRNYELLGKIYGSSENEVRANLVDIVWLKDSLNLKLKFNSKNGAAQALQAVSDKLDELTKSDPALLEYLKDPGGTFKWRIIAGTNRLSAHSYGIAIDINVAKSHYWQWSSGYQNLIPEKIVRVFEKHKFIWGGRWRHFDTMHFEYRPEMFE, encoded by the coding sequence TTGAAAATAAAAATTTTATCGGTTTTCGTGGCTGCGTTTTTCGTAGGCTGCGCGAGTAACGTCCAAAACATCGACGCTTCCAAGCAACGCATAAGCCTGCTTGAGCTAAATATAAAACAAGACGCGAGCTCGCTGCCATCAAACGCGATGAACGCAAATTTCAGCGAAGAGGAAATTTTAAAAAAGCGCTTTGGCGTTTTTGAGCTAAAGGGCAAAAGGCTCGAGCCAAACGAGGTATTTTGGGCGTTTAGGACGTATTGGCCAAACGAGAAAAAGACGTATTACAGCTCAAATTTCCGCCCGATACCGCAAAGCTGGTTCGATGCGCAAAAAGATAATGCAAATTTCGCCGCACTTGGCGGGATATCGATGTTTGCTCTAACAGCTGCAAATACGGCGCTACGAAATTTCCCTACCGACGAGCCGATATTTTTAAACCCCCAAACCCCGGGCGAGGGCTATCCGTTTGATTATCTGCAAGAATCGACTCTAAGCATCGCTCATCCGCTCTTTGTCTCGCATTTTTCAAAGGACCGCGCATGGGCGTTTGTGAGCGATGATGCGGTGTGGGGCTGGGTCAAGGTCGAGGACATAAAATTTATAAACGACGAGACGGCAAAAAGCTACGCGAAACAAAAATTTATATCGGTCAAGGTCGATAAGACACCGGTTTATGATAAATACGGCGGCTTTTTGTTTTACGCCAGAGTGGGCGGGATATTGCCGTTTTTAAGCGAGGACAATGAAAATTTTTACGGGCAGGTTTTTACTAGAGCGGGGCTTAGGGATTATAAAATTTCAAAGCAGGCCGCCTCGAATTTTCCGCTTAAATTTAACGACGGCAACGTCAAGACCCTGATAAATTCGCTGCTAAATCAGCCTTACGGCTGGGGCGGGGTGGATAAGCTTCGCGATTGTTCGCTCTTTACTAAGGATATGCTGGCTAGCTTTGGGGTTTGGCTACCTAGAAATTCGCGCGCGCAAGCGAGTGTAGGTAAAAAGATCGAGCTAAAAGGGCTAAGCGACGAGATCAAGGCTCAGATCATAAAAGAGCAGGGTGTGCCGTATCTGACGCTCATCCATCTGCCCGGTCATATCATGCTTTACGCGGGATTTAAGGACGCAGATATCTTTGTCGTGCATGATGCTTGGGGGCTAAAGACCGCTAGCAATGGCCGCGCTCTCATCGGACAAACGGCGATCACTACGCTTGAGATAGGCAAGGATAGAAGCGACATCGAAAGGTCGAATCTGCTGATCGCAAAGATAGACTCCATGAATATCATAAAGCCATCATCTGGTACCAGCCAAAGTGCTAAAATTTCAGCTTTAAAACGCGCTTACGGCGTGGATATCAGAGAAAATTTAGTGATTTTCAAAGACGGCAGCACGATAGTTTTTGATGACTTTAAGCAAAAAGACGACGAATGCACGCAAGGAGCGGACGTGCAGGATATGAACGCGCTTGATTACGCGGCGTTCTCGCCTCTTGGCACGGCGCTTAGCGATGCCGGCAGATGCCGAAACTATGAGCTTTTAGGTAAAATTTACGGCTCTAGCGAAAACGAAGTGAGGGCGAATCTAGTTGATATCGTTTGGCTAAAAGACAGTCTAAATTTAAAGCTGAAATTTAACTCCAAAAATGGCGCCGCACAGGCCTTGCAAGCAGTCAGTGACAAGCTTGACGAGCTGACTAAAAGCGATCCTGCATTGCTTGAATATCTAAAAGATCCAGGCGGGACGTTTAAATGGCGCATCATCGCAGGCACGAACCGCCTGAGCGCTCACAGCTACGGTATCGCGATCGATATAAACGTGGCTAAAAGCCACTACTGGCAGTGGAGTAGCGGTTATCAAAATTTGATCCCTGAAAAGATCGTTCGCGTTTTTGAAAAGCATAAATTTATCTGGGGCGGCCGCTGGAGGCACTTTGATACGATGCACTTTGAGTATCGCCCTGAAATGTTCGAGTGA
- a CDS encoding FUSC family protein: MEIAKFIGFARSYDPANFQLIYALKATFAITLNGFLGFYFFNLSGAIFAVNITMGIFFLSALECPDLKKFGFLSLYITMSCAFMPFVTPLIQIGIWLSALVFVWAFFVAISTLYSENLNKILLAVNMTGLVGFIVQTTAGLNVKDGIGGLILGGVLAIFMKLGRFAKYGDFTKKSINILLDDAIIAVSDLGSAKFESSSKQMLGHIKNFKSIFANESVNLKDVRLIRNHSRAVFYLYKIEEITYLLISLDSSFRHIQDAKLLTALRAEILENLSQLKGLFKGLSPHLRYEALNLAKASEYKIFASSLDVLYTRFALIKDSGEDRLILNKAKKTSLKSAISMISLKDATTLSALRLAFCLAAAIFISQITHIDHGIWIAIAVMSMSKNSRYMVKTAGKDNVLGGLFGFFIALGLIYVFGANFMIYIACIVGMFCVYYFRAYSQFAFATSFMVEFTMIFYLIKNDFLELMLHRLIDVAIGFSLVFAVSFLGTASDDDELRIKLKAALKNFIDFIQSTLIKNEKHSFALGEQKIIDALSGYEQMLKQDGNLSKAKLESAGKICDRLNELNIEFIKLRNYLKTMSEDERETIQSPLSSDIKMLCDRFEMLDKKIDGLPYYFLENAEEKLLCKDEKIAKLLGRIILKQNDIYSLTSL; the protein is encoded by the coding sequence GTGGAAATAGCTAAATTTATAGGGTTTGCGCGCTCTTACGACCCGGCGAATTTTCAGCTTATTTACGCGCTCAAAGCTACCTTTGCCATCACGTTAAACGGCTTTTTAGGATTTTATTTTTTTAACCTCAGCGGAGCTATCTTTGCCGTAAATATCACTATGGGCATATTTTTCTTAAGCGCTCTTGAATGTCCCGATCTTAAAAAATTTGGCTTTTTGTCGCTTTATATCACGATGTCGTGCGCTTTCATGCCGTTCGTGACGCCTCTTATCCAGATCGGGATCTGGCTGTCTGCTTTGGTTTTTGTGTGGGCATTTTTTGTCGCTATCAGCACTCTTTACAGCGAAAATTTAAATAAAATTTTACTGGCTGTGAATATGACCGGGCTGGTTGGCTTTATAGTTCAAACGACGGCCGGACTGAATGTAAAAGATGGCATCGGCGGGCTTATTTTGGGCGGAGTGCTCGCTATTTTCATGAAGCTTGGCAGATTTGCTAAATACGGGGATTTTACGAAAAAGAGCATAAATATCTTGCTTGATGACGCTATCATCGCCGTAAGCGACCTTGGTTCGGCGAAATTTGAAAGCTCCAGCAAGCAAATGCTAGGCCACATCAAAAATTTCAAATCGATATTTGCAAACGAAAGCGTGAATTTAAAGGATGTAAGGCTTATTAGAAACCACTCTCGCGCCGTATTTTATCTGTATAAGATAGAAGAGATCACTTATTTACTCATCTCGCTCGACTCATCTTTTAGACATATCCAAGATGCTAAACTGCTTACAGCGCTGAGGGCTGAAATTTTAGAAAATTTATCACAGCTTAAGGGGCTTTTTAAAGGCCTGAGCCCACATCTTAGATATGAAGCGCTAAATTTAGCCAAAGCCTCGGAGTATAAAATTTTTGCAAGCTCGCTTGACGTGCTTTATACGAGATTTGCGCTCATCAAAGATAGCGGCGAGGATAGGCTCATACTAAATAAAGCCAAAAAAACAAGCCTGAAGTCCGCCATATCGATGATAAGTCTAAAAGATGCTACTACGCTTTCGGCGCTCAGACTGGCGTTTTGTCTGGCTGCTGCGATATTCATATCTCAGATCACGCATATAGATCATGGCATCTGGATAGCTATCGCAGTCATGAGCATGAGTAAAAACAGCAGATATATGGTAAAAACTGCCGGCAAGGATAACGTCTTGGGCGGGCTTTTTGGCTTTTTCATAGCTCTTGGGTTGATCTATGTCTTTGGTGCAAATTTTATGATATATATAGCCTGTATCGTTGGTATGTTTTGCGTGTATTATTTTAGAGCTTACAGTCAGTTTGCGTTCGCTACGTCGTTTATGGTGGAATTTACGATGATTTTTTATCTTATCAAAAATGATTTCTTAGAGCTCATGCTACATCGTCTAATCGACGTCGCCATAGGCTTCTCACTTGTTTTTGCAGTATCGTTTCTAGGTACTGCCAGCGATGATGATGAGCTACGAATAAAGCTGAAAGCCGCTTTGAAAAATTTCATAGACTTCATACAATCAACACTGATAAAAAACGAAAAGCACTCCTTTGCCTTAGGCGAGCAAAAAATAATTGACGCCCTCAGCGGCTATGAACAAATGCTAAAGCAAGACGGAAATTTAAGTAAGGCTAAGCTAGAGAGTGCGGGCAAAATTTGCGATAGATTAAACGAGCTTAATATTGAATTTATAAAGCTTAGAAACTACTTAAAAACTATGAGTGAAGATGAGCGAGAGACGATACAAAGTCCGCTTTCAAGCGATATAAAAATGCTTTGCGACAGGTTTGAGATGCTTGATAAAAAGATAGATGGCTTGCCATATTATTTTTTAGAAAATGCCGAAGAAAAGCTGCTTTGCAAAGATGAGAAGATAGCTAAGCTGCTTGGACGCATCATCTTAAAGCAAAACGATATTTATTCGCTTACATCTTTATAG
- a CDS encoding chemotaxis protein methyltransferase has protein sequence MFENNNKLEVVFKYVILVLLIASVTILFVSGMMFLQGDFGETSMDAHMVAGIMLVALAIVHTYIKRRKLKKLTRELKNIIKGEPVQLDCNTARFINALKDVSVSELSDRLGADVAEILNRNGIKVGSKIENLGQVCENNDEKMFYIFVVLVEEIFAKEGSNLKKEED, from the coding sequence GTGTTTGAAAACAACAATAAGCTTGAAGTCGTATTTAAATACGTCATTTTAGTGCTGCTTATCGCCTCGGTCACGATCTTGTTTGTTAGCGGTATGATGTTCTTGCAGGGAGATTTCGGCGAGACTAGCATGGATGCGCATATGGTCGCCGGCATCATGCTCGTGGCGTTAGCGATAGTTCATACCTATATAAAAAGGCGAAAGCTAAAAAAGCTAACGCGTGAGCTAAAGAACATCATCAAAGGCGAGCCGGTGCAGCTAGATTGTAACACGGCTCGCTTTATAAACGCGCTAAAAGACGTTAGCGTTAGCGAGCTTTCAGACAGACTGGGCGCTGATGTGGCTGAAATTTTAAATCGTAACGGCATCAAGGTCGGCTCTAAAATCGAAAATTTAGGTCAAGTGTGCGAAAACAACGACGAAAAGATGTTTTATATCTTTGTCGTGTTAGTCGAGGAAATTTTTGCCAAAGAGGGTTCGAATTTGAAAAAGGAAGAGGATTGA
- a CDS encoding peptidylprolyl isomerase yields MITWMQRNKKYLVVTIWISVIAFVGAGFVGWGAYDLNNNKATSVATVGHRSISVQEFQQKYNQIYEYHNNMSDGKLTQEKADELGIENEAFQAVLQENLLLNFADDIGLSVSDDDILKYIIADKNFQNDGVFSKNLYYDVLRRARINPNDYEKNLKTTILLDKLYYALNLPATKKDVEMMTASLFMQDKLSIEMIETNENEIKFNEDEIKELWESNKNNYMTKTLYTLDTLYVESKKDDINQTALSAYYNENKEKYKNSDDKIMPFDEVKEEVAKNYNIEQSKTNALEKYIAVKKGELATNGSMSLNEDNATFSIDEIRGAKVGDVIKPFVYDNGYMIVKIKGITPPQSMSYDQAKEQILEIYKEQKLKELVENKAKTAMKDFHGKDIGFVSRDMNSTIDGLDRDETRAFVDQMFESPNKKGYVILGNKAVIYDILEQKLLTNSVNDNYKQLTEQNVMLLKNNELIKDLIKELQKRYEIKEYVKR; encoded by the coding sequence ATGATAACTTGGATGCAAAGAAATAAAAAATACCTCGTCGTAACGATCTGGATCAGTGTCATAGCCTTTGTCGGAGCGGGATTTGTCGGCTGGGGAGCATACGATCTAAACAACAACAAAGCCACCTCGGTTGCAACGGTGGGACACAGAAGTATCAGCGTTCAAGAATTTCAACAAAAATATAACCAAATATATGAATACCACAATAATATGTCAGACGGCAAACTAACTCAAGAAAAAGCTGATGAGCTAGGCATAGAAAATGAAGCGTTTCAAGCCGTGCTCCAAGAGAATTTACTGCTAAATTTTGCAGACGATATAGGCCTTAGCGTTAGTGACGACGATATCTTGAAATACATCATAGCCGATAAAAATTTCCAAAACGACGGTGTTTTTAGTAAAAATTTATATTATGACGTTTTGAGACGCGCTAGGATCAACCCAAATGATTACGAAAAAAATTTAAAAACCACCATACTTCTTGATAAACTTTACTATGCACTAAATTTACCGGCTACCAAAAAAGATGTAGAAATGATGACGGCTAGCCTTTTTATGCAAGACAAACTATCTATAGAGATGATCGAAACTAACGAAAATGAGATAAAATTTAACGAAGACGAGATAAAAGAACTTTGGGAAAGCAATAAAAATAATTATATGACCAAGACTCTTTACACATTGGATACTTTATATGTAGAGTCAAAAAAAGATGACATCAACCAAACTGCACTAAGCGCCTACTATAACGAGAATAAAGAAAAATATAAAAATTCCGACGACAAGATCATGCCGTTTGACGAAGTCAAAGAAGAAGTCGCTAAAAACTATAATATAGAACAAAGTAAAACAAACGCGTTAGAAAAATATATAGCCGTTAAAAAAGGCGAACTAGCGACCAACGGTAGCATGAGCCTAAACGAAGACAATGCCACTTTTTCAATAGATGAGATAAGAGGTGCAAAGGTCGGAGACGTCATAAAACCTTTTGTTTATGACAACGGCTATATGATAGTAAAGATCAAAGGCATAACACCGCCTCAATCTATGAGCTACGATCAGGCAAAAGAGCAAATTTTGGAAATTTATAAAGAGCAAAAGCTGAAAGAACTAGTAGAAAATAAAGCAAAAACTGCAATGAAAGACTTTCACGGCAAAGATATAGGGTTTGTCAGCCGAGATATGAATAGCACCATAGATGGTCTAGATCGCGACGAAACTCGTGCCTTTGTAGATCAAATGTTTGAATCCCCTAACAAAAAAGGTTATGTTATTTTAGGAAATAAGGCCGTAATATACGATATTTTGGAACAAAAATTGCTTACTAACAGCGTAAATGACAATTACAAACAGCTAACCGAACAAAACGTTATGCTGTTAAAAAACAATGAGCTCATTAAGGATTTGATAAAAGAGCTTCAAAAACGTTATGAGATCAAAGAATACGTCAAAAGGTAA